In Candidatus Hadarchaeales archaeon, the genomic stretch TGTAGAAGAAAACTATGATTTTGAAAAAATAGCAGATAAATTTATCTCAGCAGTTGCTAGTCGGGATAGTAAAAGATAGAGAATTTTAACTTTTAGCGAAGGCCGATAAAATAAAAAAAGCAATTGCATATGTTTATTCAAAAAATAGAGAAAAAGCATAAATCGGTGCAAGTGTAATTTGAACGATGAAAACTGCGGTGTTGATTCCGGTAAGAATAAAATCGACTAGGTTGCCCAGAAAACCCTTAAAAATTATAAAAGGAAAAAGAGCGATTGAACACCTTATCGAACGGGTAAAAACAGCCAAGCTTCCAGATCTAATAATTCTCTGCACCACAATTCGTTCGGAGGACTTGATTTTGGAAAAAATAGCCAAAACTTATAAAATAGAATGTTTCAGAGGAAGCGAAAAAGACATTATAAACCGGCTCTTTCATGCAGCTCTAAAATATAACGTGGACTTCATAGTTAACGTGGATGGAGACGACATTTTGTGTGATCCAGAACTTGTCGATCAAACAATACGGGTCTTCAGAAGGAGTAAGGCTGATGTTATCAGATGGGAGAACCTTCCTTTGGGGGCAGCTCCCTTTGGAATCAAAACAGAGGCGATAAAAAAAGTTTTATCAATTAAAGCTACAAATAACACAGAAACTGGATGGGTGAGATATTTCACTGATACAGGATTGTTTAAAGTGAAGAAAATGACCCCAAGTGATGAGAGACTCAAGAGGCCGGACATAAGAATTACTCTTGATTACCCAGAAGATCTTAAATTTTTCAGAAAGATCTTTGAAAAACTCTATAAACCTGGAAAGATAATTTCTTTGAAGGATGTAATTCAACTTTTAGAAAAAGAACCACAGCTCTTGGAGATAAATAAAAATGTCAGAGAAATTTATTGGAAAAGATATATTCGTAATTCAAAAATAAAAATAAAAATAGAATAGAGATACCATGAAATTCCTAATAGTTGGTCTGGGTTCAATGGGCAAACGGAGGATTCGTAATTTGATGCGTTTGGAAGCAGGCGAGATAATTGGTTTTGATGTTTTAGAAGATAGGCGAAAAGAAGCTAATGGAAAATATGGGATAAAAAGCTTTAGCGAGTTCGAGGAGGCAATGAGGGAAAATCCTGATGTACTTATCATCTCTACTCCTCCCGATTTACACATGAAATATGCAATAATGGCCGCTCAGGAGAATAAACACTTCTTCACCGAGGCTAGCGTGGTAGACGACGGCATGGAGAAGCTCATTCACCTGTTGAAAGACAAAAAGATAGTTGCAGCACCATCTTGCACTATGAGGTTTCACCCTGCAGTCAGAAAAATAAAGGAACTGGTGGATCGGGGAGCTGTTGGAAAACCTCTTTCGTTTACATATCATTCCGGTCAGTATCTTCCCGACTGGCACCCATGGGAAGATTACAGGAAGTTTTACGTTGCGAGGAGGGAAACCGGAGCAGCGAGAGAGATAGTTTCGTTTGAGCTGGTCTGGCTCGTTTGGGTTTTTGGAGATGTAAGAGCAATATCGTGTTTCAAGGGAAAGATCTCGAGACTGGATGTTGATATAGATGACGTTTATCAGCTTCTGCTCAAATTCAAGAGTGGTCTTCTTGGACACTTACTCGTGGATGTCGTGGCCAGGTACCCAACTCGTTACTTTAGACTAGTTGGAGAAGAAGGAACGATCGAGTGGAGCAGAGATACTGGTATAGTGAGGCTGTATAGGGCTGATGAAAAGCGCTGGGAGAATTTTTTGGCTGGAGAAGGAATCCCAGAGAAGGGCTATATCACTGGGGAGGATATGTACGTAGAAGAGATGAAGGCCTTCATAAGAGCAATAAAGGGAGAAGCAGCGTATCCATACACCTTCGAGGAGGATTGGAAGATACTAAAGCTGTTGTACGCAGCTGAGAGGAGCTCAGATGAAGGAGTTCATGTGGAGGTGAGTCCATAATGAAGATCAGGAGAGGCCCTCGACTCTGGGAGAAAGCGAA encodes the following:
- a CDS encoding Gfo/Idh/MocA family oxidoreductase, translating into MKFLIVGLGSMGKRRIRNLMRLEAGEIIGFDVLEDRRKEANGKYGIKSFSEFEEAMRENPDVLIISTPPDLHMKYAIMAAQENKHFFTEASVVDDGMEKLIHLLKDKKIVAAPSCTMRFHPAVRKIKELVDRGAVGKPLSFTYHSGQYLPDWHPWEDYRKFYVARRETGAAREIVSFELVWLVWVFGDVRAISCFKGKISRLDVDIDDVYQLLLKFKSGLLGHLLVDVVARYPTRYFRLVGEEGTIEWSRDTGIVRLYRADEKRWENFLAGEGIPEKGYITGEDMYVEEMKAFIRAIKGEAAYPYTFEEDWKILKLLYAAERSSDEGVHVEVSP